The proteins below are encoded in one region of Pirellulales bacterium:
- a CDS encoding sensor domain-containing diguanylate cyclase gives MSYSGSKLGQRRPSGAAPQSRTEPSGKEVAARAESSVPPPLGKAWRNGHSALAAALNLTADAVYFVSLEDMRICAANVAATARTGYHTGELVGMRLTEVVAVTEGFDPVEEYYDDAELAALAARGIEHTKDGQQVDVEIRWRRVASDGDSLLVAAVREVVVPEMIAPPAIEADPCDPLTGLPSRVRLASRVRALERRLRGIAAPVALLFLDVDRFKEINDTHGHLVGDRVLCEVAQRLLRCVRQDDLVVRYGGDEFVVLLDAVRTRQQVEQMVERIAAEIRAPVALAEGHLIVSASIGLAMAHEAAEIADLLEMADQAMYRVKRASRRVPR, from the coding sequence ATGAGCTATAGTGGATCGAAGTTGGGCCAGCGCCGTCCCTCCGGCGCAGCGCCCCAGAGCCGGACGGAACCGTCTGGCAAGGAAGTCGCCGCACGCGCCGAAAGCAGCGTGCCGCCCCCCTTGGGCAAAGCTTGGCGCAATGGCCATTCGGCGCTGGCCGCGGCCTTGAACCTGACGGCCGACGCCGTCTATTTCGTGTCGCTGGAAGACATGCGCATTTGCGCGGCGAATGTGGCCGCCACGGCGCGCACGGGCTATCACACCGGCGAACTGGTCGGCATGCGATTGACCGAAGTCGTGGCGGTGACTGAAGGCTTCGATCCCGTCGAAGAGTATTACGACGACGCCGAGCTTGCGGCGCTCGCGGCCCGCGGCATCGAGCATACGAAGGATGGTCAGCAGGTCGACGTCGAGATTCGCTGGCGGCGCGTGGCATCCGACGGCGATTCGCTGTTGGTGGCCGCGGTGCGCGAAGTTGTCGTGCCGGAAATGATTGCGCCTCCGGCGATCGAAGCCGATCCATGCGACCCGCTCACCGGATTACCCAGCCGCGTGCGCTTAGCCTCGCGGGTACGCGCGCTCGAGCGACGGCTGCGGGGCATAGCCGCGCCCGTAGCGCTTTTGTTCCTGGACGTCGACCGGTTCAAGGAAATCAACGACACGCACGGCCACCTGGTGGGCGATCGGGTACTGTGCGAAGTGGCGCAGCGCCTGCTGCGCTGCGTGCGCCAGGATGATCTGGTCGTGCGTTATGGCGGCGACGAATTCGTGGTATTGCTCGACGCGGTTCGGACCCGGCAGCAAGTCGAGCAAATGGTCGAGCGGATCGCGGCCGAGATTCGTGCGCCTGTTGCACTGGCCGAGGGGCACTTGATCGTGTCGGCCAGCATCGGCCTGGCAATGGCCCACGAGGCCGCCGAAATTGCCGATCTGTTGGAAATGGCTGATCAGGCCATGTACCGCGTGAAACGCGCCAGCCGGCGTGTGCCACGCTAG
- a CDS encoding O-antigen ligase family protein, whose product MNVFKKIGLWYVLATPILAGFSTFEFKADEGFTVTGLIWVLQFATGVLLLPFVWSSDDHRGDLRAWWPWLGWAAILFMSIAWCGNLGRRNIQEAMQLCMPVVVGMVAASVIRSRNDLRWFLGTFNVAMVFLALFTLLFISGRFDEEWISTRVRPAALTMTLIGCVYLSYYPRYKILPVLGWGTCILLTLLTQSRMATMTLLVAPIVFPVYHRRWINLAAVVALGFVGVGLFYTPIIQKKFFESGSGGITEAFSGDFAGAGRFEAWPEIWKEAWTHPLLGAGVGSAYDFVPQVWEDIFHVHNDYLRVFFELGIVGEVIFVFAMLWQLVFLYRHTQIARGLTRSTFVAAFMGWCALMISSGSDNTIIYNIYFTNLLFALIGAANGVFQASTADAHLPQPATSADLTNMHYRPI is encoded by the coding sequence ATGAACGTCTTCAAGAAAATCGGCCTCTGGTACGTCCTGGCAACGCCCATCCTGGCAGGCTTTTCGACATTCGAGTTCAAGGCCGACGAAGGTTTTACCGTCACCGGTCTGATCTGGGTGTTGCAGTTCGCCACCGGCGTGCTGTTGTTGCCGTTCGTCTGGTCGTCAGACGATCATCGCGGCGATTTGCGCGCCTGGTGGCCGTGGCTGGGCTGGGCGGCCATCCTTTTCATGTCGATCGCCTGGTGCGGCAATCTCGGCCGGCGGAATATTCAAGAGGCGATGCAGTTGTGCATGCCCGTCGTCGTGGGAATGGTCGCCGCGTCGGTGATCCGCAGCCGTAACGATCTGCGCTGGTTCCTGGGAACCTTCAACGTCGCGATGGTGTTTCTCGCTCTCTTCACGTTGTTGTTCATTTCCGGCCGATTCGACGAGGAATGGATCTCGACCCGCGTTCGACCAGCGGCCTTGACCATGACGCTCATCGGCTGCGTGTACTTGTCTTACTATCCCCGCTACAAGATCTTGCCGGTCTTGGGATGGGGAACCTGCATCCTGCTGACGCTGCTGACGCAAAGCCGCATGGCGACCATGACCTTGCTGGTCGCGCCGATCGTATTTCCGGTTTATCACCGCCGGTGGATCAACCTCGCCGCGGTGGTGGCTTTGGGATTCGTCGGGGTCGGTCTGTTCTACACGCCGATCATTCAAAAGAAATTCTTCGAGTCCGGGAGCGGCGGCATTACCGAAGCATTCTCGGGAGATTTCGCCGGCGCAGGCCGTTTCGAGGCGTGGCCCGAGATTTGGAAGGAGGCGTGGACCCATCCGCTGCTCGGCGCCGGCGTAGGTTCGGCCTACGACTTCGTGCCGCAGGTCTGGGAGGACATTTTCCACGTACACAACGACTATTTGCGCGTGTTCTTCGAATTGGGGATCGTCGGCGAGGTGATCTTCGTCTTTGCCATGCTCTGGCAACTGGTCTTCCTCTATCGCCATACGCAAATCGCTCGTGGACTGACGCGCAGTACGTTCGTGGCGGCCTTCATGGGCTGGTGCGCCCTAATGATCAGCAGCGGCTCGGACAACACGATCATCTACAACATTTATTTCACCAATTTGCTGTTTGCCCTGATTGGAGCCGCCAACGGCGTCTTCCAGGCCAGCACGGCCGACGCCCACCTACCACAACCCGCGACCAGCGCGGACTTGACCAATATGCATTACCGCCCCATTTGA
- a CDS encoding GNAT family N-acetyltransferase gives MQIRTTTPLQLTSDEIGAWTTMQRANPMLASPYFCAEFTQATALARHDVEVAVLEIGGRPVGFFPYQRSRWNVGRSVAGRLSDFQAMICYPGLQYDPAAVLRGCGLSAWHFDHLLDPQRNFQDFVWRDADSPHIVLGTGIEDYFEGQKNGKSLRSEYGQRKRKIEREVGPLRLETDVTDRSIIATCFRWKVEQYLRTGTPNVFAYRWVLDLFDAILSLRNDNFSSMVSVLYAGSTIAAVNFCLRSRDILHAWFPAYNMDLARYSPGTLQWFEMIDALPKLGFRRIDLGKGPEQFKRRFMNGAVRVAEGTVDLRPMQLLFRRVWQRARDRIRDSRLYGPARTPAAFLYRLNHWLEHRYVRSSRGTLTK, from the coding sequence ATGCAGATTCGTACCACGACACCACTACAGTTGACGTCCGACGAGATCGGAGCGTGGACCACGATGCAGCGCGCCAATCCAATGCTCGCCAGTCCGTATTTCTGCGCTGAGTTCACGCAAGCCACGGCGCTTGCGCGCCATGACGTGGAAGTGGCGGTGCTCGAGATCGGCGGGCGTCCCGTCGGGTTTTTTCCCTACCAGCGTTCGCGCTGGAACGTCGGCCGTTCGGTCGCCGGCCGGCTGTCGGATTTTCAGGCCATGATCTGCTACCCGGGGCTGCAATACGATCCCGCGGCGGTGCTGCGCGGATGCGGCTTATCGGCCTGGCATTTCGATCATCTGCTCGATCCGCAGCGGAATTTCCAGGACTTCGTGTGGCGCGATGCCGACTCACCGCACATCGTTCTCGGCACTGGCATCGAGGACTATTTCGAAGGGCAGAAGAACGGCAAGAGCCTGCGGTCGGAGTACGGACAGCGCAAACGCAAGATCGAGCGCGAGGTAGGACCGTTGCGCCTGGAAACCGACGTGACGGACCGGTCCATCATCGCCACCTGTTTTCGCTGGAAAGTAGAACAGTATCTGCGGACGGGTACGCCGAATGTGTTTGCCTATCGTTGGGTCCTGGATCTGTTCGACGCGATTTTGTCGCTCCGCAACGACAATTTCTCGTCGATGGTGTCGGTGCTGTATGCCGGCAGCACGATCGCGGCGGTGAATTTCTGCCTCCGCTCGCGCGACATCCTGCATGCCTGGTTTCCAGCTTACAACATGGACCTGGCCAGGTACTCGCCGGGCACCTTGCAATGGTTCGAGATGATCGATGCGCTCCCCAAGCTCGGTTTCCGCCGCATCGACTTGGGCAAGGGCCCCGAACAGTTCAAGCGGCGTTTCATGAACGGCGCCGTCCGGGTGGCCGAAGGCACGGTCGACCTCCGACCGATGCAGCTGCTCTTCCGCCGTGTCTGGCAGCGGGCGCGCGATCGGATTCGAGATTCTCGCCTGTACGGCCCGGCGCGGACGCCGGCCGCATTCCTCTACCGACTCAATCACTGGCTGGAGCACCGCTACGTGCGGTCAAGCCGTGGCACTTTAACCAAGTGA
- a CDS encoding glycosyltransferase, with translation MVKVLVVGQTPPPYLGQPIMLQRLLESNMADVEFLHVGTRLSTDSNEVGRFRVAKVLTLLPIIARIWWARLVHGVKVLYYPPAGPIRVTMFRDFAILLPTRWLFSKTIFHFHASGISEIYERLPAWQRWLFRCAYYHPAAGVRLSETTPDDARRLRAKCEYVIPYGIDDPCPAGPRTDLSPVTAERPLRILFVAMLRESKGLLVLIEAAAHLAARGVPFQFEVMGQFITPEFGERVQKRVEELGLQEKVKFLGMLTGDEKFAAYARADVFSLPTFYESEAFPVVLLEALANGLPIVSTRWRGIPSLVDDGETGFLVETHDPEAVAARLSQLAGDTSLRVSMARAARRRFLEDYTLSTHIARMREMFLEVSGETRRASDEPQTCPQEVRETEAEVEALT, from the coding sequence ATGGTTAAGGTCCTTGTCGTCGGGCAGACCCCGCCGCCATACCTCGGCCAGCCGATCATGTTGCAGCGTTTGCTGGAGAGCAACATGGCGGACGTCGAGTTCCTTCACGTCGGCACGCGGCTGTCCACCGACTCGAACGAAGTGGGACGATTTCGCGTGGCCAAGGTGCTGACCTTGCTGCCGATCATCGCGCGCATCTGGTGGGCGCGGCTGGTTCATGGCGTGAAAGTGCTTTACTACCCGCCGGCAGGGCCGATTCGCGTCACGATGTTTCGCGACTTTGCCATCCTGCTTCCCACGCGGTGGTTGTTCTCGAAAACGATCTTCCACTTTCATGCCAGCGGCATTTCCGAGATCTACGAACGCCTGCCGGCCTGGCAACGGTGGCTGTTTCGGTGCGCCTACTATCATCCCGCGGCTGGCGTGCGCTTATCGGAAACGACTCCCGACGATGCGCGCCGTTTGCGGGCCAAGTGCGAATACGTGATTCCCTACGGTATCGACGATCCTTGTCCCGCCGGCCCTCGCACCGACTTATCTCCGGTTACCGCCGAGCGCCCGCTGCGCATCCTCTTCGTGGCGATGCTGCGCGAATCGAAGGGCTTGCTGGTACTGATCGAGGCGGCCGCCCACCTGGCGGCGCGCGGCGTGCCCTTTCAGTTCGAAGTGATGGGGCAGTTCATCACGCCCGAATTCGGCGAACGCGTGCAGAAGCGTGTCGAGGAGTTAGGGTTGCAGGAAAAGGTGAAGTTCCTGGGAATGCTCACGGGGGATGAGAAGTTCGCGGCCTACGCGCGTGCGGACGTGTTTTCGCTGCCCACTTTCTACGAGTCGGAAGCGTTTCCCGTTGTGCTGCTCGAAGCGCTGGCCAATGGACTGCCGATCGTCTCGACGCGGTGGCGCGGAATTCCTTCGCTGGTCGACGATGGCGAGACCGGATTCCTGGTGGAAACGCACGACCCGGAAGCCGTCGCCGCTCGACTGTCTCAACTGGCCGGCGATACGTCTCTGCGCGTGTCGATGGCGCGCGCCGCGCGTCGGCGATTCCTCGAAGACTACACGTTGTCGACGCACATCGCGCGCATGCGGGAAATGTTTCTGGAAGTCTCCGGCGAGACTCGGCGGGCGAGCGACGAGCCGCAAACATGCCCACAAGAAGTGCGTGAAACCGAAGCCGAGGTCGAGGCCCTTACCTAG
- a CDS encoding glycosyltransferase family 2 protein: MSRHQTLPMTVSLIIPTYNRAHMITAAIRSALAQTRVPDEIVVVDDGSTDNTVEVLEQFAPLVRIVRQPNRGRSSARNNGIRNAKGDAVLFLDSDDMLMPRAVDACVAVLERRPEIDVVYGDAELVDVHGNFLCKYSDRMTGERPVGNILGELGRRCCLTMVTMVRKTALVGVAFEEGMEFGEDYDFWRQLAARSQFAYVDEPLMRYRIHPGMTVTSNPIKTLDSELEVQRRVHAMPEFACLPRRVRAMAYSSHGAKQAMRDRGRLARAMFWKAIVTDPTSLTPYALLGLSLFGLRPLQYAILKRRKMMGDNIAIEAGTKAIAQQRAVPAEDASDHDMAEVEEHIYG, translated from the coding sequence ATGTCTCGACACCAAACTTTGCCCATGACCGTAAGTCTGATCATTCCGACGTACAATCGCGCGCACATGATCACGGCGGCGATTCGCAGTGCCCTGGCGCAGACGCGCGTGCCGGACGAGATCGTCGTGGTCGACGACGGATCGACCGACAATACGGTCGAGGTGCTGGAGCAATTCGCTCCGCTGGTGCGCATCGTGCGGCAGCCGAACCGCGGTCGATCGTCCGCGCGCAACAACGGTATTCGCAATGCCAAGGGCGACGCCGTGTTGTTTCTCGATTCGGACGACATGCTGATGCCTCGCGCCGTGGACGCTTGCGTCGCGGTCCTCGAGCGGCGCCCGGAAATCGACGTGGTATACGGCGACGCGGAACTGGTCGACGTGCACGGAAACTTCCTGTGCAAGTACAGCGATCGCATGACCGGCGAACGACCCGTCGGCAACATCCTGGGCGAACTGGGACGGCGCTGCTGCCTGACCATGGTCACCATGGTGCGGAAGACCGCGCTCGTGGGTGTGGCTTTCGAAGAGGGAATGGAATTCGGCGAGGATTACGATTTCTGGCGGCAGTTGGCCGCGCGATCGCAATTCGCATACGTCGACGAGCCCTTGATGCGCTATCGTATCCATCCGGGCATGACCGTGACTTCGAACCCGATCAAAACGCTCGACTCGGAGCTGGAAGTTCAGCGTCGGGTACACGCCATGCCGGAGTTCGCCTGTCTGCCGCGGCGCGTGCGTGCCATGGCCTATTCCTCGCACGGTGCGAAGCAAGCGATGCGCGATCGCGGGCGATTGGCGCGGGCGATGTTCTGGAAGGCGATCGTCACGGACCCGACTAGTTTGACGCCGTATGCGCTGTTGGGGCTGTCGCTGTTCGGCTTGCGACCGCTGCAGTACGCGATTCTCAAGCGCCGCAAGATGATGGGAGACAATATCGCCATCGAGGCCGGAACCAAGGCCATTGCACAACAGCGTGCCGTGCCGGCCGAGGACGCGTCCGATCACGATATGGCGGAGGTCGAGGAGCACATTTATGGTTAA